The nucleotide window ACATTTCACACCTCTATTAAAGTAACACGTTCAGTTTGTCACATGGTCACCGTTCTCTTAAACCTCTACACTTCCCATTCTTGAATTATCAATGCAATCCCATTGCTAGTTCTATGACTTATTAACATTAAGTGAAGTTAATTATAATTAACATAAAGGAAGTTTTGACGGAAATGTGAAAAATGATAAGGGATATGTTAACACTTACCAAAGGGTGCTGTAGCAGGCAGTGAAAACATTGGCTGTTGGCCTCTTAGCTTGGATCAGCCACTTAGAATGACAGCAAAATCATCCTCTTCTCAAGAAAGAATCAAGTCACCACGATGAAGAAATAAAAAATCAATACTATTCTTTGGACACTGATATGAACAAAGTCAGTCACATGATATAGATACAGACAACCACGGTGCTTCTAATgtcagtcaattgtaaccaacAAAACAGGGTACACAATCTTGACCATTTGCCCATCAGCTCCCATGTTGATGGTGCAGACTACACCCTCATGTGGCAAAAGATACGGCCATTCAAAAAAGGGAATGTTGCAGATTGCGATTCATGCTTACACTTTGAACAATGTTAATTTTTTTTGTACGTTTGTACGTATGTTTGcattcctttttcttttttaaataattcacacCTGGAGTTCCAAAACCTGGAGTTCCAAAACATCCTGCATGATGTAGACAATGTACATGTATTTAGCAGTTTTCAATGATTCACGAAAAAATACTTATACAAAGCTCAAAGCATCCATTGTTAGAGAGACAAGGCAACTCTATTGATATACCGGTACCTAGTTTAAACTGAAAACAAACCAAATCAACTGGTTGACCCCTATGAGCCAAATCATCACACCATACAGCATATGGATGCCTAAGTGTCAGGGACATGTGATTTTTAAATAGTTTGTTAGATGGGCTGTGATTAATTGATTGGTTGATGATAACTTCCTGTCTCTAACACCAGCAGGCCTTTTGTGAGTCAGCGGTTCCGTCGCagatgccctcctcctcctccagggcggTGAGGTTGAGCTCATCGGTGAGGGAAGTCCTCAAAAGGTCCAGGTCCTTCTTGTTCGCCTGCAGCACCTGCTCAGCCAATCGTGTGAAAGACTGGGGAGGAGCGAAGACGCGGTCACGAACACATGGAAAGCAGAGACACAGGCAAGAAAAGGGACATCTCCAAATCTGCATTTCGGCAATCTTCGTAGGGTAgtccagtggtcttcaacccaggtcctcagggcccactgtcctgtatgtttttcCATGCTCCAAACTACACCTGATTCAAGTGAGTGGCTGTTTACAGTATTCTGCAGAGCTtgataatgaccattcatttgaatcaggtgtattggagcagggaaacatctaaatcaTACaagacagtgggccctgagaaccagggttgaagaccactggggTAGTCTATCAGACATAACTAACTCGTTACCCCTTAACAACAGATAATTGTACTACAAAAGACAAATACTAAATGTTTTTACCCTACCTCAAGTGTCCTAACAATGGGTACTGTACTGTTGTCCGAACCAGTCCTCACCTCTGTAATGTTATGATTGGTAAAGGCACTTGTCTCAAAGAAGTCCATTCCATAGGCCTTGGCCAGCTGAATGAAACACAACATGAATATGGTCAGTGATGGTTCTGCGGTCTTGGAGGATCTCACAGTAACTCTGCAGGGCCTGGTCTGCTGTGGATGTTCAGACCCACCTTGTTGCCCTGCTCTGTGGCCACTTGTCTCTTCTGTTCCTCATCAGACTTATTCCCAACAAGGATCTTCTGCACTTTCTCAGGTGCATACTGAAAGAgaatgaggaagggagagagggagagggaccctCAGACACACTCATCTTTGGAAATATTATCCTTCATGAGACTTAATTAAGGAGAGGGAATGATCTGGGAACTGGGTCAGGgaaacaggagagacagaggggggcaaATTAAGACTGAGAAGAGGAGAAATACGAtaaataaaatattatttttagggTTTATTTTTAAACCGATTTATTCAAATTACCTACTAGAACCCTCATTTCAATACTTTGTGTTAAGGAATGATTATTCAAACAAGTTTGAATTTTTTGTTTGAAGTTCTAATTGCCAGAAAGGGAAGAGGCGAAAAGTAGCTTCCTTCCAAGCAGTGACAAGAGGACTCTTGTTGTTGTTTGGCCCACAGGAGATGACAAAGTGTTCCTTTCCCTTAGCCTTGGATCTCACCTCATCCACATCACTTGCCCACTTCATAATGTGCTGGAAGGATCTCTCGCTTGTGATGTCATAGACCAAGAAGATTCCCTGTGGATGTGAAGGGTGAACAAACCTTGGTTAGACGGCTCACTCAGAACACTGCTGTGTTAGGATTGTTATGTTGTTGTGAAAGGGCTTTGCGGGTACGTGTTGGAGAAAAGTATTGGTACGTCGCTTTGGaaaaaaagtgtctgctaaatggggccgtgaaaaatgacgttgtgtccttgggcaaggcacttcaccctacttgcctcggggggaatgtccctgtacttactgtaagtcactctggataagagcgtctgctaaatgactaaatgtaaatgaattaaatgcaaATGGAAATGTTTGTCTTACCTGTGCTCGCCTATAGTACTGTTTGGTGATGGTCTGGTATCGCTCCTGGCCTGCAGTATCCCTGCAGGAAGGGAAAGGAAAaaaacacccatacacacacacacacacacacaatcatgcacacacacacacaatgatgcacacacacacacacacacacacaatgatgcacacacacacagcttctcttcagatCTCATTCTGTAAAAACTGACGATTTTGATTCCTGAATTTGCACCTTGACTGGGTTCATATCTTTTTCAATCGGGGTGGGTTTACGTATCATTTCTATAGGTATATGTATCAGAGACTAAATGTGCTTATCAGATGTGATGTAGGGCATTTGCGTTAAAGGTCACTCGCATGAGCAGCACAGTATGAGGTAGTGCAAACAAGCTTAGCTTCTGACAGTATACAGCCCATCCCAGACTACAGGCTTATTCTGAGGCTAGTCCTCTGCGTATACTTTGGCCTACTTACCATATCTGTATTCGCACTTTGATGCCATCGATGACAAGAGTCTTCATTTTGAAGTCAACTCCTGAGAGGAACACGACAGCACGTTCACTTAGTACTGAGACAGACTGGGAAGTGATTAGAGTCATCATGACACTCCCAACCTGCCCATGCGAGTGTGGTGAGAATGCATAATAACAACCCATAAGCCATGACTGAAGTCTGCATTCTGTGGCCTGCTCTTATTTCTGGATAGTTGAAAGCTCGGTTTGAGCTTTTTAACACCGAAGATACTGAGATCCATTTGATGGCACAGCCATCACCCTTGCAAGAGATAAAGTTGAGTCATGTcttaagagagagacagagagagagagacagagagagacacagagagagagagagacagagagagacacagagagagagagacacagagagagagagagagagagagagagacagagagagacacagagagagagagagagagagagagagagagagagacagagagagagagacacagagagagagagagacagagagagacacagagagagagagagagagagagagagagagagagagagagagagagtcagagagacacagagagagacacagagagagagagagagagagagagagagagagagagagagagagacagagagagagagagagagagagagacagagagacagagagacagagagacagagagacagagagagacacagagggagagagagagatagacacagagagagagcgagagagagagagagagagagagagagagagagagagacagagacagagagagagagaggagagagagagagagagagagagagagagagagagacagagagagacacagagagagagagagagagacagagggagagagagagagagagagagagacagagagacacagagagagagagagagagagagagagagagagagagagagagagagagagagagagagagagagatagacacagagagagagagcgagagagagagagagagagagagagagagagagagagagagagagacagagagagagagacagagagcgggaggtgggggagagaaagtAGACAGCTTATGATTCGCCCCAATCCCATTTTCATTTCAGTGTTTTTCCTCCTTAGTGATTTTCCTATCTACTCACGacagccgtttctcaggctaaTGTGGCATGAGTGGAAAAAAACATACATGCCTTTTCAGAGCAGGACAATACCTGCGGGATCAATAACCAGTTCAACCCAATTAACCTAAACGGCGCCGACAAACCATTACATACACTGGGTGTGAAGGGGTAACTGTGACAGATCGATTTGCAGACccacagagagactaaaacactgAGAGGTCTCTTTTCCCTTCAGATGTGCATTGTTTCTGCTGAGCTAGAGGTCCATGAGAATCTACAAGAGCTGTTGACAGGCACTCGGCGCTTGGTGTGCGGCTTCACTACAGTCTCCAACTCTCCAGACTAAAGTTCACTTCACTTCCATTGAGCGAGGCTCCATTGACACAGGGGAGCGGGCGTACCTTTCGACAAGAGAGCATTCAGACAGTGACATGCTGAAAGGCCACCGACACAGTCAGAGGCTTCCTTCGCCCGGGGCTGGGAGAGAGTgcaggaaaataaaaaaaaagtgttctctctccctctagctcTCAATCTCCCTATTACACTTCCTCTCTcgcactcactgtctctctctctctctctctctctctctctctctctctctctctctttctatctctctctctctctctttctatctctctctctctctttctatctctctctcttgctctctctttctatctctatctctctctcgctctctctttctctctctaacagtAGTAGGCCTGGTATTTTGTAAAGATGGGGTCAGAAGCCAGTCATGCGTATGTGAGATGATGAGAATGGATCACAGTCGAGCAAAGGGGAAAGTATGCTTCTATCCTAAGGCAACCCTGAGTGTCATAAAATGCATTGCAATTATTATTTCCATTAGTCCAGACACCAAAGATACCTACTTCTGAGTCAAGATACTGTAACTTTAAACCTGTAACATTCCCATAAGGTCATAACAAATTAAAGGAAAGGCAAATTTGACATGGCAGTTGTCCACAATGAGCAAATCGGAGAAGCTGTGCAGGGGCtaataaataaaatgaaatgtTAAAGTGACTTGTCTAATTACCTGGAAGACAGTTTGAGGTTGTTGGGTCTGGATTAAGGGCTGTTGACAGGCACTTAAATGCCTGCCAGCCACATTCTCACAATAGTATTTGTAAACTGAAAGTATAGCTCCGCAATCTGACAAATACATTGAGGAAGGCGAAAGCAGCAAGTCATTCAAAGGCAACCACATGACCATTCAAACGAATGCCCAATTTAAGGAGTTAAACAAGGGCGTAGATTAAATGCATCAACTGCATCGACAGTCAACAGTTTTATGACTGGAAAAGTATCTATGAATTGTGTCtgccagcacctgcctggtcgtcggtcgtcaaccggaaaccagtctcTATGACGGCCAACAgcaagtctcccggtcctgtcctacatctataaagttgaacaatggattttggtgtttcaaaacccattgacactgtatgactatgtttagcctgtgttctgctcctctctctcaccaaccgtctctggaggaggggatccctctctgaattgctcctcccaaggtttcttccattttttctcctgttgggagtttttctgggagctTTTccatgtcttccttgagggtttaggttggttgaggggcagttctatgggcgtatgtgaagccctctgtgacatgcttgcgtgtaaaaagggctatacaaatacatttgatttgatttgtgtctgggagcctctcctctcttcaaacAAGCTCTCCAACCCATGCCTGTGTCCCTGACCATCCAGGGCTGTAACAGATATGGGTCACAGCCATGAGTAGGGCTGCTTATTCAGCCATGATTTAGGACAGGGCCTCGGTGATCCCTCATACTCCGCATGGCAGCCAGGCGCTCACAGGAGTCCATTTAAAGACTgctcaggtgaggagaggaagattaAGAGTCACAGCGTCATTGAATATCATTACTAAATCATTTCCACAGCTGGGGTCTGTGCTGGGAGGAATTTGTGACTGGAGCCTGAAGGAGATGTAATTATAGGATAGTAGGACACTATTACAGCTTAGTTTTTATTGTGAGTGGCCCCTAAAATAATCTCCAGCCATTCAAAAGCTATCAACTGCATTTAAACGGTTAAAATTCAAGATATGGTGTCGTTATTTTGATGCCATccgccaaaaaaaaacaatcgaGGTTCGCCTATTTTAATTTCAAGTAACTgtcctagacacacacatttccgttgggctgtgtgtagatgtggTTACTGTGCTTTGTTGCTGTGTCCTGAGGTGCCTTGATGGccctggtgtgtgagggggacgtCTCCTGTGGAGCTCTGAATGAAGGTCTGAATAAAATCAATACTGTCTACATAAAAAACAACCGCACATAAACATGCAGACTGAATAAAGCTGAGTAACGACGTGTCCTAAAGAAATGGCAGATTTGTTGTTTTGTGGGAATATCTGTGATCAGTTGTGCCTGGTTTAAAACACAGTAGTCAGTGTGTTGAGTTCTGTAACTCACTGTTGTTTCTGCGTTTTTCAGATGCGCTGGTgtagaaaacaaaaaaagtttgCCATTAACTAAGATGCGTGGAGGAGCTGAAGATGCCTGGCGTTGTTTGGAGCTTAATATGACCAATTAACTCAAATGACAGCAACTTCCTATGCAGAGCGAAGCCTAGGATAGCTCAATatgcattctcacacacaaactggttTCACAGAGTATAGATAAGAGACTGCTGGAAATAATCTCCTCCAATCTTATTTTACTTGCTGGAAAGCCCAGCCATATGAAAGCCCAGTCGAGTACTTTTCATGGCCAGTGCTGAATAATAACTACATAGATATGACAGTAGATATTAACTTCAGGATGAGACAGTCTGGTTGGTTCCACAGAGGATTAAAGCACTCCAGGGAAGGTGCTAATCCGTGACTGAGGAGAAGGAACAGGTGAAATTACATTATAAGTGCTGGACAGGCACGTCCTTTAATGTGTGGGCCTATATTGAAAGAGAATGTGAAGTATGTGTTATTCGATCAAATGGGATTACAATCACAATTTCACTTCCATGTGCAATGTTCATCAACAAGAGATCTCAATTTTTACCCcaacatttttgggggggaaatttttctttttctcacgGTTGTCCGTTTTGTCACAGTTTTAAACCTTCTTACACTTTCATTGTACTAAGTATATTCTATTATACTTGTATATAGCCTAGACTAGACTGTCCATCTGAATAAAACAGTGACCTGGAGCACAGTTTACagtattataaaaaaaaaatacttttacaaTACCATTAACTTTCCATTACATACATTTGCCCACAAGTTGCTGTTTTTGCACCTGCCTTTTGATTATTTTCTCACTACATTAAGAATTACTTCCTGGCTGTGCTAACAATAGAGGGAATGCATTGTAAAGGCCAGCTTCTTCAGGATGTGATATTTTAAATGCACTTAGTACATGAATGACAAAGAACAATGCAACATATAGGAAAAAGCTCTAAAATGACATTTAAGAGACATTACTGTGTACATTTAACGTGATTGTAGTGAAATCACAAATACCACAAATAACAATGCACGTCATAAAATAAGAAGCCGGGCTTACCGATTGTGGAGATGTGAGAAGGATGAAATTCGTTGTCCGTAAATCTGCATAATAAACATGTTTTTCCAACCCCAGAATCTCCGAGAAGCAGCAGTCGGAAGAGCACATCATACTGCTTAGCCATAGTGTCTTAAAAATAAGAACGTTCAGCTAGCTCAGCGACAAATTACCAAGACCGTCCCACATAAATCCCATGTCTGCAGATAATGTCAAATAAATAGTGACTCTTTGTTTCGGAAAGAAAATATGTCTCTGTGCTACATCTGTGTAAGTGTGCTGCTGCCTGCTATCTTTCAGCGACAAAGCAGGGACTGTCCAGATTCCCACCCAGCCCACAGTATCAATGGGTGCGGCGGCAAGGATGCGCTCCGCAGCATCCGCTTTTCTTTCGACATCACTGACGAGATGGGTAATAAAATAATGTAGGAGGGACTGTTGACCCAAccctataatttttttttattattattgtttggcTGGGGGGCTGATATTTGTACAAAGCAAGTCTATGTGTTCAAATTAATATCTAGTTTATGTTGTTGTTATATTACAACTGCCGGACAAAGGCTCAATTTAAGTCAATCCATCGGTGTGTTTTCGTGCAACGCGAGATTTGTGCGTTTTAAAGATTGTCCCATCCGACTTGCCGTAACCCCGCCCACTACAGGAAATCCTATGATTATTTGATTGAGATAGCGAAGCCAGAGCTTGTTAACAACTAAACTGTTATAAAAAGCTAATTACATGAGACGTTGCTTGGTAGTCTTCATAAAGTAGATTATAATGGAGAGAATACCCCCGACATTACGTTGCCTCGGCGAGTGTCACACTTCAGAATTATTCACAGACGACGGAGTGgaaaccgtgacttcagtggaGCAGGTGAGCCAGATGGTCAAGATTAGTTTAATGGCTTGCTAACTGTGTCAGATATTGTAGTTTGAGTATATGATTGTATGGCTGTCTAACATAATGACAGCCGTCTTTAAAAGCGGGTCATAAAGCAGTAATAGTGAAAACCACAAGTGAAATCCGTTGGCACCACCATGGTTTAGCTAGCCTAAATGTTTTGGGCTAGCAAAATAGAGAGCCGCATGTCCATGTGTCAACATCATACGGCTAACTAAACGCTGTGGGCTGTTATTGAGCTAATTTAGCTCGTTCATCTCAGATGTGGTTCTACGATCCATGCATGGTGCTAAAGTTAGCTAAAGGATGTGTCTTTAAAGATTTGGGGGGCATTTCTGCCTTTGGTATGTTTTTAAAGTGACAGTGTAGTCTTAAAGGGGAGAAAGGATGATGGTTGATATGCAAGCAAAGAGTCCGAGCTGGAATCAAACCGAAGCCTCATCCTCATGTGTTTTCCGCACGGATCCGGTGAGCCACGGGGGCGCCACTAAATGATGTTCATAGGAGATTGTCTTGCTTCTGTCAGTTATCATTGTCAGGAAAAGGTCATTGTCATGCCTCTGTGAAATCCactttgtgttttgtttgctgTGTCTCACTTACTCCCACGTGTTTGCGTTATCTAGAAAAAGGTCGAACGCAGTATTCAAGAAGTAATCAGTGTTTACCAGCAAATACACAGCTTACCGCAGTAAGTATTTTTCAGcgttcatttttgttttgaatTATATTCAGAATCCATCACGTTTACAAAAGCGTATGAACTCGATGAAGTTCAATTGGCAAAAAGAGGCAAATTACAATGATAATCAACTGAATCAAATTAGTTTATCTCTGAAAGACTGGAGAAGGCTTTATTTAAAGGCGCATATGAGGAACAATGCAATGCCAGATTTCTTAAGTACCTCACCATCTCCAAGCTCACATGGGTAATATTCACCACCATATAATTTACTGTGAGCAAAATTTGTAATTGTGCGTGCAGAGTGAATTTCAGCTATTCTCTTTTGGTGGGTGTATAATATATTTAATTGTAGCCTTCAATCAAACTCCTTTGAAATCACTGCCTAAATCCCTGTACCCACATACAATAGTTTTTACTTTACAACATTTATCACTTAACCAGCAACTGGTTCTCTCACCTGTTTCCTTGACAACCATTTGGCACTGAAtgtataattgtatttgtatttcatTTTACACTATTAAGTCACTATTAATGTGAGTCATCATAGCAATGCACTGTATTACAATAATGTCCatgctgcatgtgtgtcttgCCTTGTTGCTTGGTTACCTTTTTTACTAGGAAACTGCCTCGCCTCCCTGCACATCCATTTTCATTTAAACAGGAAAGGCAGAGGACCACATCTGGAGATCAATAAATATGGatgcattcaaacacacactgacgtcCATAGATGACTGAGGGATTCAGAGAGGCCTCCTGGTTTTCCTTGTAAACTGTGCCACTGTTTGGTCCTGGCCCACACTAAGGCCGTTATTGTTGTTTTAAATCCTGTCCGCTGTGAGATAATGTTATGCCAGCTGATCCATGACTAACCCAGAGCAGGTAGATGCTAATTAAACAAGCTTACAGAGACCTCTGAAAGGTTACTtgaagggagaggctggagtttCAAGGGCTTATTGTGACTCATAGGCTGGGGATGTTAAGacgtacagagacacacactctgttgTAGGGAAGGGATATGACAGTGGCAGCTGTTCGTATCTGGATGTAAACAACTCGTGAGCTAGGTGTGTTGCCTGACTGAAGATGCCCTCAGAAAATTAATAAACTGAACTCCTGTAAAAATTGTATATTGTATGTCCTAGGCTGGATATTGATCAAACATAGTCAGGCTTGATTTTGGCACCTGTAGATTTTGTTGACCAGTTCATTAGGATTCAGAACAAAGCTTTTGTTGTATCCAGACTTGCATATCCTCTCTGTTTTAGCTGCTGTCAACCTTGAGCCCATGTATTGATACCCTGTGTATCTTTCTGTCCAGGCCCACTCTCTTGCGGGAACAGCACTACCAGTATCTCAAGAAGGGTCTACGTCACCTCTCTGATGCGTACGAGGTAGCACATCTTCTCCAGTAACCCACCAGTCCACATTTACCAATATGAAGCTGAGCAGAACCACTCAATATCTGCATGAAACTTACAAAACAAAAGACCAGTGTGAGctacacttacatttagtcatttagcagacgctcttatccagagcgacttacagtaagtacagggacattccccccgaggcaagtagggtgaagtgccttgcccaaggacacaacgtcattttgcacggtcgggaatcgaaccagcaacctttggattactagcccaattccctatccgctcagccacctgactcacctgaACTAGAACCAAACCATGGCCCGATACTGGCCAGTGatatctctgagtgtgtgttttgtgcttaCTGGTGCATTTAGTGGTCTGTTTAGAGTGGGGTGTGACgctctgtcctgtctgcagTGTCTGGATGCCAGCAGGCCGTGGCTGTGCTACTGGATCCTTCACAGCCTGGAGCTGCTGGAAGAGCCTGTCCCCTCCACCATCGCCTCAGAGTCAGATACTCAGATACTCCtgtccatatacacacacacacccatgtactCACAcagtcatatacacacactgcatggcCAAACGTATTTGGACACCTGACCATCATACCTATATGCTTTATAGTGTGGATATCATACATTCATATTCACACTTCAGTGTGTAACTCCTCCCACTGTGCCCTCAGTATGTAGCTCCACCCACTGTGCCCTCAGTGTGTAACTCCTCCCACTGTGCCCTGCAATGTGTAACTCCTCCcactgtctgtcagtgtgtaacTCCTCCCACTGTGCCCCGCAATGTGTAACTCCTCCCACTGTGCCCCGCAATGTGTAACTCTTCCCACTGTGCCCTCAGTGTGTAGCTCCACCCACTGTGCCCTCAGTGTGTAACTCCTCCCACTGTTCCCCTCAGTGTGTAACTCCTCCCACTGTTTCCCTTAGTGTGTAACTCCTCCCACTGTGCCCCTCAGTGTTTGCCAGTTCCTGGCACGATGCCAGAGCCCCACAGGGGGTTTCGCCGGGGGTCCAGGCCAGCACGCCCACCTGGCGCCCACCTACGCTGCTGTCAACGCCCTCTGCATCCTCGGCAGCGAGGAGGCCTACAGCGTCATCAACAGGTCAGTACAGCCCAGACGGTCCAATCacaacacgggatattggactGTGGAAGAGTGCTGATCCAATTATCAGCACTCACACTAAGGTGTCTCAgttacatcctctctctcctcttctggaatcccccttctcctcttccctctccttttgtGCTCTCCTCTCCAGAGAGAAGCTGCTTGACTTCCTGCTGTCGGTGAAGCAGCCGGATGGTTCCTTTGTGATGCAcgtaggaggagaggtggatgtCAGGTGAGCACTATCGCCATGGTTGCGGCGTAGTCTGGGGGATGAGAACCCTACACCCTCGCTTTAGTCTGTCCCTATGTCTGtctttctagctctctctcactgtgtgtgtgtgtgtctgtctgtctgtcatttgTGTATCTTTGtttgtctctttctttgtctctgtcgctctctgtgtgtctctgtctgtctttgtctctagctctctctctccctctgtgtgttcttCCTTTGAGAACATGTGATCTGTGTTTCTGGCAGGAGTGCGTACTGCGCCGCATCGGTAGCGTCGCTCACCAACATCCT belongs to Osmerus eperlanus chromosome 8, fOsmEpe2.1, whole genome shotgun sequence and includes:
- the rab15 gene encoding ras-related protein Rab-15, which codes for MAKQYDVLFRLLLLGDSGVGKTCLLCRFTDNEFHPSHISTIGVDFKMKTLVIDGIKVRIQIWDTAGQERYQTITKQYYRRAQGIFLVYDITSERSFQHIMKWASDVDEYAPEKVQKILVGNKSDEEQKRQVATEQGNKLAKAYGMDFFETSAFTNHNITESFTRLAEQVLQANKKDLDLLRTSLTDELNLTALEEEEGICDGTADSQKACWC
- the fntb gene encoding protein farnesyltransferase subunit beta isoform X2 codes for the protein MERIPPTLRCLGECHTSELFTDDGVETVTSVEQKKVERSIQEVISVYQQIHSLPQPTLLREQHYQYLKKGLRHLSDAYECLDASRPWLCYWILHSLELLEEPVPSTIASDVCQFLARCQSPTGGFAGGPGQHAHLAPTYAAVNALCILGSEEAYSVINREKLLDFLLSVKQPDGSFVMHVGGEVDVRSAYCAASVASLTNILTPQLFEDTPTWILRCQNWEGGLGGVPGLEAHGGYTFCGTAAMVILGKEHMLDLKTLLRWVASKQMRFEGGFQGRCNKLVDGCYSFWQAGLLPLLHRAFYREGDTTLSMERWMFEQQALQEYILLCCQNPAGGLLDKPGK